The following are encoded in a window of Lagenorhynchus albirostris chromosome 3, mLagAlb1.1, whole genome shotgun sequence genomic DNA:
- the LOC132518792 gene encoding uncharacterized protein LOC132518792, with amino-acid sequence MPSVCGSGPSPEPAAPGLGGPRGLATLGRRVPGEQPPPRPASSSSAHGPSLFSPTRSRGPPSLKPPPAPRGSTRDCQTAQRGRTSSFPDSAPGPLLLRSLRPATFGPSCKPASQKRNLPALTARLKVIDEYLETTARII; translated from the exons ATGCCCTCAGTGTGTGGGTCTGGGCCTTCCCCAGAGCCCGCCGCCCCAGGGCTCGGTGGGCCAAGAGGGCTTGCCACTCTCGGCCGCCGTGTTCCCGGGGAACAACCCCCTCCTCGCCCAGCAAGTTCCAGCTCGGCGCACGGGCCCTCCCTTTTCTCCCCCACCCGCTCCCGCGGGCCGCCCTCCCTCaagcctccccctgcccctcgcGGCTCAACCCGGGACTGCCAGACAGCCCAGCGCGGTCGGACGAGCAGCTTTCCCGACTCGGCTCCGGGGCCCCTCCTGCTGCGCTCGCTCCGCCCGGCGACCTTCGGGCCTAG CTGCAAGCCTGCCTCCCAGAAACGGAATCTGCCCGCTCTGACAGCTCGGTTGAAGGTGATTGATGAGTATCTAGAGACCACAGCGCGCATCATATAA